A stretch of the Channa argus isolate prfri chromosome 9, Channa argus male v1.0, whole genome shotgun sequence genome encodes the following:
- the galnt13 gene encoding polypeptide N-acetylgalactosaminyltransferase 13 isoform X5 — protein sequence MRRFVYCKVVLTTSLVWVLVDVFLLLYFSECNKCDDRKDRSLLPALRAVISRSHEGPGEMGKAVNIPKDDQEKMKELFKINQFNLMASDMIALNRSLPDVRLDGCKTKVYPDDLPNTSIVIVFHNEAWSTLLRTVHSAIDRSPRHLLVEIVLVDDASERDFLKKKLENYVRTLEVPVRILRMEQRSGLIRARLRGAAATKGQVITFLDAHCECTVGWLEPLLARIKEDRTAVVCPIIDVISDETFEYMAGSDMTYGGFNWKLNFRWYPVPQREMDRRKGDRTLPVRTPTMAGGLFSIDKTYFEELGSYDPGMDIWGGENLEMSFRIWQCGGSLEIVTCSHVGHVFRKATPYSFPGGTGQVINKNNRRLAEVWMDDFKEFFYIISPGVMRVDYGDVSSRKALREALKCKPFSWYLENIYPDSQIPRRYYSLGEVFSYTADKEIRTDDLCLDVSRLNGPVVMLKCHHMKGNQMFEYDAEKHTFFHIITQSCLTISRLEDGTYGPTVEYCNNNPLQAWILHNYTRQEVARRLYFSTTDYFL from the exons ATGCGACGGTTTGTATACTGCAAGGTGGTATTGACCACCTCTTTAGTGTGGGTGCTGGTGGATGTGTTCTTGCTGCTCTACTTCAGTGAATGTAACAAATGTGATGATAGGAAGGACCGTTCACTACTTCCTGCCCTCCGAG CAGTGATTTCCCGGAGCCATGAGGGTCCGGGTGAGATGGGTAAGGCAGTGAACATCCCCAAAGACGACCAGGAGAAAATGAAGGAGCTTTTTAAGATTAACCAGTTCAATCTGATGGCCAGTGACATGATTGCCCTCAACAGGAGTCTACCAGACGTGAGATTGGATGG ATGTAAGACTAAGGTATACCCAGATGACCTGCCCAACACCAGCATTGTCATTGTGTTCCACAACGAGGCATGGAGCACCCTGCTGAGGACGGTTCACAGTGCCATTGACCGCTCTCCCAGGCACCTGCTTGTGGAGATTGTGCTAGTTGATGATGCCAGTGAGCGAG ACTTTCTCAAGAAGAAGCTGGAGAACTATGTGCGGACTCTGGAGGTGCCAGTCAGGATCCTGAGGATGGAGCAGCGTTCAGGTTTAATCAGAGCCAGGCTGAGGGGAGCAGCTGCTACCAAAGGTCAGGTCATCACCTTCCTAGATGCTCACTGTGAGTGTACAGTTGGATGGCTGGAGCCCCTGCTGGCACGCATCAAAGAGGACAG gACAGCAGTGGTATGCCCAATCATTGATGTCATCAGCGACGAGACATTTGAATACATGGCAGGGTCAGACATGACATATGGTGGATTCAACTGGAAGCTGAATTTCCGCTGGTATCCTGTTCCCCAGCGTGAGATGGATCGACGCAAGGGGGACAGAACACTTCCTGTCAG GACTCCCACCATGGCGGGAGGATTATTCTCTATAGATAAAACATACTTTGAAGAACTAGGCAGCTACGATCCTGGGATGGATATATGGGGTGGAGAGAATCTTGAAATGTCTTTCAGA ATCTGGCAATGTGGTGGCTCTTTGGAAATTGTAACATGTTCCCACGTGGGCCATGTTTTTCGGAAGGCCACGCCATACAGCTTTCCTGGAGGAACAGGCCAAGTCATCAACAAGAACAACAGGCGCCTGGCCGAAGTGTGGATGGATGACTTCAAAGAATTCTTCTACATCATATCACCAG GAGTGATGCGAGTGGACTACGGAGATGTTTCTTCCCGTAAAGCCCTCCGCGAGGCCTTAAAGTGCAAACCTTTTTCCTGGTATCTAGAGAATATCTACCCAGACTCCCAGATCCCAAGAAGATACTACTCACTTGGTGAA GTGTTCTCATACACAGCAGACAAAGAAATTAGGACTGATGACCTCTGTCTGGATGTCTCCCGCCTCAACGGACCTGTCGTCATGCTCAAATGTCACCACATGAAGGGCAATCAGATGTTTGAGTATGATGCCGAG AAGCACACCTTCTTTCACATCATCACCCAGTCATGTCTGACCATCAGCCGTCTGGAGGATGGCACCTATGGCCCCACGGTGGAGTACTGTAACAACAATCCTTTGCAAGCCTGGATCCTCCATAACTACACTCGTCAGGAGGTCGCTAGACGCCTCTACTTCAGTACCACTGACTATTTTCTCTAA
- the galnt13 gene encoding polypeptide N-acetylgalactosaminyltransferase 13 isoform X4 yields MRRFVYCKVVLTTSLVWVLVDVFLLLYFSECNKCDDRKDRSLLPALRVISRSHEGPGEMGKAVNIPKDDQEKMKELFKINQFNLMASDMIALNRSLPDVRLDGCKTKVYPDDLPNTSIVIVFHNEAWSTLLRTVHSAIDRSPRHLLVEIVLVDDASERDFLKKKLENYVRTLEVPVRILRMEQRSGLIRARLRGAAATKGQVITFLDAHCECTVGWLEPLLARIKEDRTAVVCPIIDVISDETFEYMAGSDMTYGGFNWKLNFRWYPVPQREMDRRKGDRTLPVRTPTMAGGLFSIDKTYFEELGSYDPGMDIWGGENLEMSFRIWQCGGSLEIVTCSHVGHVFRKATPYSFPGGTGQVINKNNRRLAEVWMDDFKEFFYIISPGVMRVDYGDVSSRKALREALKCKPFSWYLENIYPDSQIPRRYYSLGEIRNVETNQCVDNMGRKENEKVGFFNCHGMGGNQVFSYTADKEIRTDDLCLDVSRLNGPVVMLKCHHMKGNQMFEYDAERLTLLHVNSNQCLDMPSEEDKMVPTLRDCNGSRSQQWLLRNMTLSV; encoded by the exons ATGCGACGGTTTGTATACTGCAAGGTGGTATTGACCACCTCTTTAGTGTGGGTGCTGGTGGATGTGTTCTTGCTGCTCTACTTCAGTGAATGTAACAAATGTGATGATAGGAAGGACCGTTCACTACTTCCTGCCCTCCGAG TGATTTCCCGGAGCCATGAGGGTCCGGGTGAGATGGGTAAGGCAGTGAACATCCCCAAAGACGACCAGGAGAAAATGAAGGAGCTTTTTAAGATTAACCAGTTCAATCTGATGGCCAGTGACATGATTGCCCTCAACAGGAGTCTACCAGACGTGAGATTGGATGG ATGTAAGACTAAGGTATACCCAGATGACCTGCCCAACACCAGCATTGTCATTGTGTTCCACAACGAGGCATGGAGCACCCTGCTGAGGACGGTTCACAGTGCCATTGACCGCTCTCCCAGGCACCTGCTTGTGGAGATTGTGCTAGTTGATGATGCCAGTGAGCGAG ACTTTCTCAAGAAGAAGCTGGAGAACTATGTGCGGACTCTGGAGGTGCCAGTCAGGATCCTGAGGATGGAGCAGCGTTCAGGTTTAATCAGAGCCAGGCTGAGGGGAGCAGCTGCTACCAAAGGTCAGGTCATCACCTTCCTAGATGCTCACTGTGAGTGTACAGTTGGATGGCTGGAGCCCCTGCTGGCACGCATCAAAGAGGACAG gACAGCAGTGGTATGCCCAATCATTGATGTCATCAGCGACGAGACATTTGAATACATGGCAGGGTCAGACATGACATATGGTGGATTCAACTGGAAGCTGAATTTCCGCTGGTATCCTGTTCCCCAGCGTGAGATGGATCGACGCAAGGGGGACAGAACACTTCCTGTCAG GACTCCCACCATGGCGGGAGGATTATTCTCTATAGATAAAACATACTTTGAAGAACTAGGCAGCTACGATCCTGGGATGGATATATGGGGTGGAGAGAATCTTGAAATGTCTTTCAGA ATCTGGCAATGTGGTGGCTCTTTGGAAATTGTAACATGTTCCCACGTGGGCCATGTTTTTCGGAAGGCCACGCCATACAGCTTTCCTGGAGGAACAGGCCAAGTCATCAACAAGAACAACAGGCGCCTGGCCGAAGTGTGGATGGATGACTTCAAAGAATTCTTCTACATCATATCACCAG GAGTGATGCGAGTGGACTACGGAGATGTTTCTTCCCGTAAAGCCCTCCGCGAGGCCTTAAAGTGCAAACCTTTTTCCTGGTATCTAGAGAATATCTACCCAGACTCCCAGATCCCAAGAAGATACTACTCACTTGGTGAA ATCAGAAATGTTGAGACCAACCAGTGTGTGGACAACATGGGAAGAAAGGAGAATGAGAAAGTTGGCTTTTTCAACTGTCATGGCATGGGAGGAAACCAG GTGTTCTCATACACAGCAGACAAAGAAATTAGGACTGATGACCTCTGTCTGGATGTCTCCCGCCTCAACGGACCTGTCGTCATGCTCAAATGTCACCACATGAAGGGCAATCAGATGTTTGAGTATGATGCCGAG
- the galnt13 gene encoding polypeptide N-acetylgalactosaminyltransferase 13 isoform X3: MRRFVYCKVVLTTSLVWVLVDVFLLLYFSECNKCDDRKDRSLLPALRAVISRSHEGPGEMGKAVNIPKDDQEKMKELFKINQFNLMASDMIALNRSLPDVRLDGCKTKVYPDDLPNTSIVIVFHNEAWSTLLRTVHSAIDRSPRHLLVEIVLVDDASERDFLKKKLENYVRTLEVPVRILRMEQRSGLIRARLRGAAATKGQVITFLDAHCECTVGWLEPLLARIKEDRTAVVCPIIDVISDETFEYMAGSDMTYGGFNWKLNFRWYPVPQREMDRRKGDRTLPVRTPTMAGGLFSIDKTYFEELGSYDPGMDIWGGENLEMSFRIWQCGGSLEIVTCSHVGHVFRKATPYSFPGGTGQVINKNNRRLAEVWMDDFKEFFYIISPGVMRVDYGDVSSRKALREALKCKPFSWYLENIYPDSQIPRRYYSLGEIRNVETNQCVDNMGRKENEKVGFFNCHGMGGNQVFSYTADKEIRTDDLCLDVSRLNGPVVMLKCHHMKGNQMFEYDAERLTLLHVNSNQCLDMPSEEDKMVPTLRDCNGSRSQQWLLRNMTLSV, translated from the exons ATGCGACGGTTTGTATACTGCAAGGTGGTATTGACCACCTCTTTAGTGTGGGTGCTGGTGGATGTGTTCTTGCTGCTCTACTTCAGTGAATGTAACAAATGTGATGATAGGAAGGACCGTTCACTACTTCCTGCCCTCCGAG CAGTGATTTCCCGGAGCCATGAGGGTCCGGGTGAGATGGGTAAGGCAGTGAACATCCCCAAAGACGACCAGGAGAAAATGAAGGAGCTTTTTAAGATTAACCAGTTCAATCTGATGGCCAGTGACATGATTGCCCTCAACAGGAGTCTACCAGACGTGAGATTGGATGG ATGTAAGACTAAGGTATACCCAGATGACCTGCCCAACACCAGCATTGTCATTGTGTTCCACAACGAGGCATGGAGCACCCTGCTGAGGACGGTTCACAGTGCCATTGACCGCTCTCCCAGGCACCTGCTTGTGGAGATTGTGCTAGTTGATGATGCCAGTGAGCGAG ACTTTCTCAAGAAGAAGCTGGAGAACTATGTGCGGACTCTGGAGGTGCCAGTCAGGATCCTGAGGATGGAGCAGCGTTCAGGTTTAATCAGAGCCAGGCTGAGGGGAGCAGCTGCTACCAAAGGTCAGGTCATCACCTTCCTAGATGCTCACTGTGAGTGTACAGTTGGATGGCTGGAGCCCCTGCTGGCACGCATCAAAGAGGACAG gACAGCAGTGGTATGCCCAATCATTGATGTCATCAGCGACGAGACATTTGAATACATGGCAGGGTCAGACATGACATATGGTGGATTCAACTGGAAGCTGAATTTCCGCTGGTATCCTGTTCCCCAGCGTGAGATGGATCGACGCAAGGGGGACAGAACACTTCCTGTCAG GACTCCCACCATGGCGGGAGGATTATTCTCTATAGATAAAACATACTTTGAAGAACTAGGCAGCTACGATCCTGGGATGGATATATGGGGTGGAGAGAATCTTGAAATGTCTTTCAGA ATCTGGCAATGTGGTGGCTCTTTGGAAATTGTAACATGTTCCCACGTGGGCCATGTTTTTCGGAAGGCCACGCCATACAGCTTTCCTGGAGGAACAGGCCAAGTCATCAACAAGAACAACAGGCGCCTGGCCGAAGTGTGGATGGATGACTTCAAAGAATTCTTCTACATCATATCACCAG GAGTGATGCGAGTGGACTACGGAGATGTTTCTTCCCGTAAAGCCCTCCGCGAGGCCTTAAAGTGCAAACCTTTTTCCTGGTATCTAGAGAATATCTACCCAGACTCCCAGATCCCAAGAAGATACTACTCACTTGGTGAA ATCAGAAATGTTGAGACCAACCAGTGTGTGGACAACATGGGAAGAAAGGAGAATGAGAAAGTTGGCTTTTTCAACTGTCATGGCATGGGAGGAAACCAG GTGTTCTCATACACAGCAGACAAAGAAATTAGGACTGATGACCTCTGTCTGGATGTCTCCCGCCTCAACGGACCTGTCGTCATGCTCAAATGTCACCACATGAAGGGCAATCAGATGTTTGAGTATGATGCCGAG
- the galnt13 gene encoding polypeptide N-acetylgalactosaminyltransferase 13 isoform X1 codes for MRRFVYCKVVLTTSLVWVLVDVFLLLYFSECNKCDDRKDRSLLPALRAVISRSHEGPGEMGKAVNIPKDDQEKMKELFKINQFNLMASDMIALNRSLPDVRLDGCKTKVYPDDLPNTSIVIVFHNEAWSTLLRTVHSAIDRSPRHLLVEIVLVDDASERDFLKKKLENYVRTLEVPVRILRMEQRSGLIRARLRGAAATKGQVITFLDAHCECTVGWLEPLLARIKEDRTAVVCPIIDVISDETFEYMAGSDMTYGGFNWKLNFRWYPVPQREMDRRKGDRTLPVRTPTMAGGLFSIDKTYFEELGSYDPGMDIWGGENLEMSFRIWQCGGSLEIVTCSHVGHVFRKATPYSFPGGTGQVINKNNRRLAEVWMDDFKEFFYIISPGVMRVDYGDVSSRKALREALKCKPFSWYLENIYPDSQIPRRYYSLGEIRNVETNQCVDNMGRKENEKVGFFNCHGMGGNQVFSYTADKEIRTDDLCLDVSRLNGPVVMLKCHHMKGNQMFEYDAEKHTFFHIITQSCLTISRLEDGTYGPTVEYCNNNPLQAWILHNYTRQEVARRLYFSTTDYFL; via the exons ATGCGACGGTTTGTATACTGCAAGGTGGTATTGACCACCTCTTTAGTGTGGGTGCTGGTGGATGTGTTCTTGCTGCTCTACTTCAGTGAATGTAACAAATGTGATGATAGGAAGGACCGTTCACTACTTCCTGCCCTCCGAG CAGTGATTTCCCGGAGCCATGAGGGTCCGGGTGAGATGGGTAAGGCAGTGAACATCCCCAAAGACGACCAGGAGAAAATGAAGGAGCTTTTTAAGATTAACCAGTTCAATCTGATGGCCAGTGACATGATTGCCCTCAACAGGAGTCTACCAGACGTGAGATTGGATGG ATGTAAGACTAAGGTATACCCAGATGACCTGCCCAACACCAGCATTGTCATTGTGTTCCACAACGAGGCATGGAGCACCCTGCTGAGGACGGTTCACAGTGCCATTGACCGCTCTCCCAGGCACCTGCTTGTGGAGATTGTGCTAGTTGATGATGCCAGTGAGCGAG ACTTTCTCAAGAAGAAGCTGGAGAACTATGTGCGGACTCTGGAGGTGCCAGTCAGGATCCTGAGGATGGAGCAGCGTTCAGGTTTAATCAGAGCCAGGCTGAGGGGAGCAGCTGCTACCAAAGGTCAGGTCATCACCTTCCTAGATGCTCACTGTGAGTGTACAGTTGGATGGCTGGAGCCCCTGCTGGCACGCATCAAAGAGGACAG gACAGCAGTGGTATGCCCAATCATTGATGTCATCAGCGACGAGACATTTGAATACATGGCAGGGTCAGACATGACATATGGTGGATTCAACTGGAAGCTGAATTTCCGCTGGTATCCTGTTCCCCAGCGTGAGATGGATCGACGCAAGGGGGACAGAACACTTCCTGTCAG GACTCCCACCATGGCGGGAGGATTATTCTCTATAGATAAAACATACTTTGAAGAACTAGGCAGCTACGATCCTGGGATGGATATATGGGGTGGAGAGAATCTTGAAATGTCTTTCAGA ATCTGGCAATGTGGTGGCTCTTTGGAAATTGTAACATGTTCCCACGTGGGCCATGTTTTTCGGAAGGCCACGCCATACAGCTTTCCTGGAGGAACAGGCCAAGTCATCAACAAGAACAACAGGCGCCTGGCCGAAGTGTGGATGGATGACTTCAAAGAATTCTTCTACATCATATCACCAG GAGTGATGCGAGTGGACTACGGAGATGTTTCTTCCCGTAAAGCCCTCCGCGAGGCCTTAAAGTGCAAACCTTTTTCCTGGTATCTAGAGAATATCTACCCAGACTCCCAGATCCCAAGAAGATACTACTCACTTGGTGAA ATCAGAAATGTTGAGACCAACCAGTGTGTGGACAACATGGGAAGAAAGGAGAATGAGAAAGTTGGCTTTTTCAACTGTCATGGCATGGGAGGAAACCAG GTGTTCTCATACACAGCAGACAAAGAAATTAGGACTGATGACCTCTGTCTGGATGTCTCCCGCCTCAACGGACCTGTCGTCATGCTCAAATGTCACCACATGAAGGGCAATCAGATGTTTGAGTATGATGCCGAG AAGCACACCTTCTTTCACATCATCACCCAGTCATGTCTGACCATCAGCCGTCTGGAGGATGGCACCTATGGCCCCACGGTGGAGTACTGTAACAACAATCCTTTGCAAGCCTGGATCCTCCATAACTACACTCGTCAGGAGGTCGCTAGACGCCTCTACTTCAGTACCACTGACTATTTTCTCTAA
- the galnt13 gene encoding polypeptide N-acetylgalactosaminyltransferase 13 isoform X2: MRRFVYCKVVLTTSLVWVLVDVFLLLYFSECNKCDDRKDRSLLPALRVISRSHEGPGEMGKAVNIPKDDQEKMKELFKINQFNLMASDMIALNRSLPDVRLDGCKTKVYPDDLPNTSIVIVFHNEAWSTLLRTVHSAIDRSPRHLLVEIVLVDDASERDFLKKKLENYVRTLEVPVRILRMEQRSGLIRARLRGAAATKGQVITFLDAHCECTVGWLEPLLARIKEDRTAVVCPIIDVISDETFEYMAGSDMTYGGFNWKLNFRWYPVPQREMDRRKGDRTLPVRTPTMAGGLFSIDKTYFEELGSYDPGMDIWGGENLEMSFRIWQCGGSLEIVTCSHVGHVFRKATPYSFPGGTGQVINKNNRRLAEVWMDDFKEFFYIISPGVMRVDYGDVSSRKALREALKCKPFSWYLENIYPDSQIPRRYYSLGEIRNVETNQCVDNMGRKENEKVGFFNCHGMGGNQVFSYTADKEIRTDDLCLDVSRLNGPVVMLKCHHMKGNQMFEYDAEKHTFFHIITQSCLTISRLEDGTYGPTVEYCNNNPLQAWILHNYTRQEVARRLYFSTTDYFL, encoded by the exons ATGCGACGGTTTGTATACTGCAAGGTGGTATTGACCACCTCTTTAGTGTGGGTGCTGGTGGATGTGTTCTTGCTGCTCTACTTCAGTGAATGTAACAAATGTGATGATAGGAAGGACCGTTCACTACTTCCTGCCCTCCGAG TGATTTCCCGGAGCCATGAGGGTCCGGGTGAGATGGGTAAGGCAGTGAACATCCCCAAAGACGACCAGGAGAAAATGAAGGAGCTTTTTAAGATTAACCAGTTCAATCTGATGGCCAGTGACATGATTGCCCTCAACAGGAGTCTACCAGACGTGAGATTGGATGG ATGTAAGACTAAGGTATACCCAGATGACCTGCCCAACACCAGCATTGTCATTGTGTTCCACAACGAGGCATGGAGCACCCTGCTGAGGACGGTTCACAGTGCCATTGACCGCTCTCCCAGGCACCTGCTTGTGGAGATTGTGCTAGTTGATGATGCCAGTGAGCGAG ACTTTCTCAAGAAGAAGCTGGAGAACTATGTGCGGACTCTGGAGGTGCCAGTCAGGATCCTGAGGATGGAGCAGCGTTCAGGTTTAATCAGAGCCAGGCTGAGGGGAGCAGCTGCTACCAAAGGTCAGGTCATCACCTTCCTAGATGCTCACTGTGAGTGTACAGTTGGATGGCTGGAGCCCCTGCTGGCACGCATCAAAGAGGACAG gACAGCAGTGGTATGCCCAATCATTGATGTCATCAGCGACGAGACATTTGAATACATGGCAGGGTCAGACATGACATATGGTGGATTCAACTGGAAGCTGAATTTCCGCTGGTATCCTGTTCCCCAGCGTGAGATGGATCGACGCAAGGGGGACAGAACACTTCCTGTCAG GACTCCCACCATGGCGGGAGGATTATTCTCTATAGATAAAACATACTTTGAAGAACTAGGCAGCTACGATCCTGGGATGGATATATGGGGTGGAGAGAATCTTGAAATGTCTTTCAGA ATCTGGCAATGTGGTGGCTCTTTGGAAATTGTAACATGTTCCCACGTGGGCCATGTTTTTCGGAAGGCCACGCCATACAGCTTTCCTGGAGGAACAGGCCAAGTCATCAACAAGAACAACAGGCGCCTGGCCGAAGTGTGGATGGATGACTTCAAAGAATTCTTCTACATCATATCACCAG GAGTGATGCGAGTGGACTACGGAGATGTTTCTTCCCGTAAAGCCCTCCGCGAGGCCTTAAAGTGCAAACCTTTTTCCTGGTATCTAGAGAATATCTACCCAGACTCCCAGATCCCAAGAAGATACTACTCACTTGGTGAA ATCAGAAATGTTGAGACCAACCAGTGTGTGGACAACATGGGAAGAAAGGAGAATGAGAAAGTTGGCTTTTTCAACTGTCATGGCATGGGAGGAAACCAG GTGTTCTCATACACAGCAGACAAAGAAATTAGGACTGATGACCTCTGTCTGGATGTCTCCCGCCTCAACGGACCTGTCGTCATGCTCAAATGTCACCACATGAAGGGCAATCAGATGTTTGAGTATGATGCCGAG AAGCACACCTTCTTTCACATCATCACCCAGTCATGTCTGACCATCAGCCGTCTGGAGGATGGCACCTATGGCCCCACGGTGGAGTACTGTAACAACAATCCTTTGCAAGCCTGGATCCTCCATAACTACACTCGTCAGGAGGTCGCTAGACGCCTCTACTTCAGTACCACTGACTATTTTCTCTAA